The genomic region GCTTCGGGTTCACGGGAAGCGATTCTCAGCCCaacctctttctctttgctcaCAGGAAATCTGCATCAGTTATTTAGACTGCTGTCAGAGGGAGCGGAGCAGACACAGCCGCAACAAGATACTCAGGTAGGGGCTGCTTGGAGGGACCTGGGGGGACACGGCACCCCTTTGCACCCCCAGCCAGTCAGTCTGGGCCGGGTGTGTGCCCTGGTGCGTGGCTGTGCACGGGCTGGTGTGCAAGCCGGCATGCTCGTGGCAGGGTGCGCACACAGCGTGTGGTGCTTCCCGTGCTTCGAGCTCCTTGCCGTCCCTTCTTACGTGTTGTAGCCTCAGGGACCGAGGATTTgggctcctcctcctcctctctctgcaggcTTGCACCACTCTGCAGTTCATTCCTGCAAACCCTTGCTGTCCCCACccaccttccttttccttctttgcccTTCAAGGGTAGGGGTTCCTGCTGATGGTCACTGTCCCCATGTCCCGTCACCCCTGCATGGCTGAGAAATCCCCCTCTCTACCCAGACTACCTCCTACCCACCTGAGCCCAGCATGATTGAACCCGCACACTCCTCTGGGTTTAACGTATTTAGCCCCGaccccctgcccagcagcagtgTTGGGGTTGCGCCTGTCTCAACACCATcactctttctccttcctccttcccttcttccaggGAGAACTACTTGTTTACCTGCTCGTGTCCCAAGTGCCTAGCGCAAGCCGACGATGCCGACGTGACGTcagatgaagaggaggagggcgAAGGGGAGACGGATGATGCTGAGCTGGAGGATGAGATGACCGACGTTTGATCCTGGCCCCGGGcgagaggagagggaagggacagGGGGGGTCCTCCGAGGGGCAGCAGCTTTAATACTAGAAACAGGGTTGTGTTGTGGGGTCGGGTGGGAGGCCACGTGCCGGTGGCGGGTGCGGAGGTCTGGCGGAGTGGGGCAGCGGGGGAGCCGGAGGCAGGCCCTGCTCCCGCCTGTCCTTGTTGTGcgctgtgcgtgtgtgtgcatgtgtcagGCCGTCCCCGTCCTCCCTGCGAGGACAGGCTGTGAGCCTGTGGTCCCCTGCTGCGTCCCGGTCCCCGGAGGGGCTGGCTGGTGCTTGcaggggaggctggaggagagcgGGGTCCAGCCAGCCCCTGGGACATCACGATGGTCACCTTGTGGCCACCTGCGAGGCTGCTCCGCCGTGTCTGTGCCGGCCGTGGATGCGGAGGAGCATGTCCTTTCCTACCCCGCAGGGACGAGGGGAACGtacgtgtgtgcgtgtgtgtaaGCGTGTTTGTGCACGAGGGGTACTATTTAATGTCTATATTAGCACTATCTACACACTAAGGAGCCGGGGTCCTTATATATGCTCCATTCAATGCCTTGGCTCGGCAAGCAGCAAGGGGCAAAACGATTTTGCAGGTGGGACAGAGACACTTCAGAGGGTGGCTCAGATGCCCGAGTCCAGCGGGGAGAGTGGGGCCGACCCTGGCAGGCACCTCCCTTCCACCTCAGCCCCATCCTTTACATGATGCAAAGCCCCGTGCAGCGATTGCTGGgctttttggggagggggaacagCCAAGCTGCTGCTAGCCCAGAGCCGACATGGGCTACGGTGTTGCGTAAGCATAGTCACCATCCAAAACCCAAAAGACGTTTTGGGTTTTGCAGAAAACGAGCCGTTCCGCCACGCTGTCCGGCTGTGGGCTGCTTCGGGAGGAGGACGCGGCCAAGCAGGAGCCGCCGTGCCTGGGGACGTGCTTCCTCGCTCCGAGTGGCCCTGCATGGAGATGTCACCGGCAGCCGAGCGTCGTCGTCCATCCCATGCTGCCAACCACCGATGAGGCCACACCGCTGTCTGCGGTGTCCCTGTCTGTGGACCATGCGGCTGGAGGGAGAAGATGGCTCCAAGCGATGGACAGGCAGCAGGTTGGGGATTCGCCTGGGGTATTTTCCACCCCCTCTTGGATTTTGGGGAGCTGTTTTCCTGCCGCCGCTTCGTTCAAGCCCGTGGCAGCTGGATTGCGGGACCGAGGGCGACGCTGTAGATGGGCACCTCTGACACTACCATCACCGccagccctgcaccccactGCTTGTCCCCAGCCGTCCCGGGGCCGCGTCCCCTTCAGTGTTCGTAATAAACCGAGACCGGTGAGAAGTGGGGCCGTGTCGTTTGTACTGGTAAACTGGAGGGTGGAGAGTCCAGAGATGAGGGCTACGATCCAGGGGCTGGACCCAGTGGGGACGTGGAGGTCTGGGGATGGGGAATAGATGCCCACTGAGGTCTGGGCTCTGGGTCTGTGAACAGCCCGCCCTTGGGGACGGATGCCAGAGGCAGTGCTGTCCCGTGAAGCTGTTTCTGCCCCAGTGCATGACTGATCCATGCTGCACGGGTGTCTGACATgagctctgccctggctgcaggagGCACCTTGGGAAGTTTACTAGGAAAAATCTTGTTAGGGGATGAGATTTGTCCCTTCATCCCCtgactgctgaaaaaaagagaaacttgcCTTTCTCTAAAACTTGTTCAGACTTCATTAACTCAGACAAAAATATACAGATGTTGGGCGAGACCCGCTAGTACAGACCAAGCCTGTATCTCGCTCTCCCTCCCATCCCTGTCAGACCGCATCCATTCGATCCTGCATCCCTCTAAATCAGCAGCACAAATTACCGGTGGCATCTTACGCATCGTTAAAATGTTTCTCGGGGAAGTGCTGGCCTGCTCTGGGCCATCGCCTCCCTCCCAGAAAGTCACGACAAAGGGTGCTCGGTACCAGGCTCAAGGTTCCCACCACGGGCGCTGGTGTTTGCCCTTCAGCCACACGCCGGCGGCAGCAGAAAGCTCTCACCATTGCTGAATCCGGCGAGGCTGGGCGGTGGGATCTCTGGAGTGCCTTGGGACTCTTTCCTCAAACCTGGTCCCTGAGGCAAGCTCCTGGGATCCACCGAGACGTCCTCGATCCGCCGCAGCCTCCCACTGCTACCAGAAGGTCCAGGGGGGCTGCATCATTTCGTACGTGGGGATGCTGGTGATGTTGACGGGAATGGAGATGACAGCCCAGGGGAGCCCGTGCTGCTCCAGGGAGCGTCTGATCATGTACCTGGAAGGATAAAGAGGTGACAGGCACATGTGAGCCGCCTGAGTTGGGAAAGTGGAGCCCAGATGTAAGCATAAACCACAAACCAGCTCAAAAAGAAACTCTGTGGATTAATTATGACTGAATCCACTAAATACCTGGCTCAGCAAGCCCAGGTGGGACATGCTGATCACTGGCACCTCCCTGATTTCTGGGGACAAGGCTGTCGCTTGGCCCTTCCCATGAGATGTTCCACGCTCGGGAAGATGCGATGTCTCTTGGCTAAGGCACCTACCCGTCCCTGCCCAGCAGGAAGAGCGCGGGGATGTCGGCTGTCCGCCTGGTGCTGTCCTGGATCATCTCGATATAGAAGCTGTCGTTATCGTAGGCGTTATCTGCGATGATCACCGCCCGTCCGCCGTGCTCCTGGATCACACGCGTCTTTGACAGGAACGAGCAACCCCTGGGCCAGAGAGTGACAAACCTTTGGTGGCCACTGGCAGATCCTTGGCAGGTGCAAAACCTGCAAGTGCCAGAGCTTGCCTGGAGATGCCCAAACCAGGGACTCTCTCCCTGGCCCCGCGCCTCCCCCAAACCCTGCTCCTCTTTGAGTCTGTATTTTAGGCACAGGCTGCCCACGCTCAGCcattttcttctaagaaaaaaataaaaaaacccagggcTTTTTCCACCTTAGTGCAGTCAGTTTTCTAAGACACACACCATGAAACGCTCTGGGGCAGGAGCACCCTTGCATTTTCCTCGTATACCCATGTGGGATAAGTCATGGGAAGAAGATGGAGGGGATGGTCAAACGTGGCCATGGCACTGTCACCCTCTGTGCCATGGGCAGCTCCCCTCCTGCCCGAGGGTCCCCCCCAAACTGCTCCCGTGACGCCAGACGTACCCCCTCTCCACCAAGGCAATCTGGTCCTGGATGAAGACGCCATTATTCAGCTCTCCGCAGGCTTCGGGGGGATCCGCGGGGACCAGGTGGATCTGGTCGTACCTTGTGTTCTCCGAGAAGGAGACAGCCAGGGGTGAGCGAGGGGGGGGGGATCGGGGCGGCTTcccgtccccagccccactgtgGCTCTCCCCGCTGTCCCGCGCCCTGCTCATCCCCGTGAGGGGTGTGCTTTTGGGGAGATTTAGGGCTCTCAGGTGCAAGGATGCTGGTTGCCGTGTTCCAGCCCCTGCAGAGCCATCCCGACCTCACTCAACAGCTTGCCTAGATCTTGCCGTCACTGTggggaggggaaactgaggcacggcgCCATTCATACATGCAAATGCTCCTAGGGAACACGTGCAGAGCCAGAAAGTGTCTTTTCCTCCGGTCCTCGATGTCCCATGTGCTTCCTAGCAGATCTGCTCCTGCACCCCCATCCTGACTCCGGGTTTATTCAGGGAAAGGTTTTAAGTCTGCAGACTGGTTGGTTTatctctgcctttccccatGGCAGCCCGACCAGCCCTCCTGGGACATGGCTGCGCCTCTCTCAGCCCTTGGAGGAGGAAAGAGTGGGGCATGTGCTCCCTGAACACACGTGAGACCAAACTCTCCCTCCAAAAGCCTGCTGAGGCTGAAGGCAGGGACCAGCATGCGCCTCTTCCTAAAGGGCAGGCTCACGGAAGAGCCATTAGctccatttttataaaatgcttcAAATCGTTGGGCCCTACAATGGAGAAATATTAGGATGGAGGGACCCAAACTGACAAATTCAGTTCTTAATACTTACAAACACGCCACCAAAATCCTTGGCCGGTGTGGCGGTGAAGATGTAGCGGATATCTCCAGGGCTCAGCACTTGGAAATACAAGTATTCATGGATGCGTAAACCTGGGTGTGCAGGGAGAGACAAAgaacacaaaagggaaaatgcctgaaaaaagagaaaatatccaGCTACCGCTCCTGAACTGCACCACGCTGAAGGGAATACACCCTTCAGCCCTGGGGCTGAGGACCCAAAATGTCGGGTTCAGCCTGGGGTGCTGTGAGGGGAGAGGCACCAGCACCCAGGAGCACAGAGGAGATGGGGGGGGAAAGGCACTGGGACTGGGGCGCaccaggggaaggggaaaatgcaGCCGGACCATGGAGGGGATAGAGGTGACGTGCACCTAGATCGAGGTGCACAGAGGGGAAATGCGCTTGGACTGAGGTACCCTGAAAAGAAATGCACCTGGGATGGGGTGCTGGGTGGGGAAATGCAATGGGGCCAGGGTGCAGTGATGGGAAATGCACCCGGAttggggtgcagggagggaaaTGCAATGGGGGCAGGGTGGTCTGAGGGGAAATGCAGCCAGATTGGGGTGCTGGATGGGTAAATTTAATGGGGTTGGGGTGCATGGAGGGGAAATGCACCCGGATTGGGAGGCAGGCGGGGAAACGCAATGGTGCCGGGGTGCAGTGGTGGGAAAGGCACCCGGAttgggaggcaggaggagaaatgcAATGGAGCTGGGGTGCATGGAAGGGAAATTCACCCGGAttgggaggcaggaggagaaatgcAACGGGGCCAGGGTGCAACGAAGGGACATGCACCTGAATCGCGGTGCACAGAGAGCAAACGCACCCGGAttggggtgcaggaggggaAACGCACCCGGATCGCGGTGCACGGAGGCAAAACACACCCGGATCGGGGTGGACGGAGGCGAAAAGCACCCGGActggggtgcaggagggggAAATGCCACGGGGCCGGGGTGCACGGAGGGGAAACGCACCCGGCTCGGGCTAGCA from Aquila chrysaetos chrysaetos chromosome 1, bAquChr1.4, whole genome shotgun sequence harbors:
- the PRADC1 gene encoding protease-associated domain-containing protein 1 is translated as MLRRSLWLCLCLCSCPARGLRIHEYLYFQVLSPGDIRYIFTATPAKDFGGVFNTRYDQIHLVPADPPEACGELNNGVFIQDQIALVERGGCSFLSKTRVIQEHGGRAVIIADNAYDNDSFYIEMIQDSTRRTADIPALFLLGRDGYMIRRSLEQHGLPWAVISIPVNITSIPTYEMMQPPWTFW